In Halogeometricum sp. S1BR25-6, a single genomic region encodes these proteins:
- a CDS encoding DUF7097 family protein, with amino-acid sequence MEKTPTGTPVGVDDPYDHAGVCDHLTGDGRCRFALDRAGDDPSFAAARRADDYACVAADEECEFRDCPHYRSTTDGRECVRCGLEEVRMAHETGARPLLEEHHLSYGGSGDGDDGGASAGADPSHEVTVALCRWCHTKVHKSFARVDDDASPDPEAFAAREERRSREVDEYGFSSAAERYGPSEDG; translated from the coding sequence ATGGAGAAGACGCCCACGGGGACGCCCGTCGGCGTGGACGACCCGTACGACCACGCGGGCGTCTGCGACCACCTCACGGGCGACGGCCGGTGTCGATTCGCCCTCGACCGGGCCGGCGACGACCCCTCGTTCGCGGCCGCCCGGCGCGCCGACGACTATGCCTGCGTCGCCGCCGACGAGGAATGTGAGTTCCGCGACTGCCCGCACTACCGCTCGACCACCGACGGCCGCGAGTGCGTCCGGTGCGGCCTCGAAGAGGTTCGCATGGCCCACGAGACGGGCGCGCGCCCCCTCCTCGAAGAGCACCACCTCTCGTACGGGGGGTCCGGAGACGGGGACGACGGAGGCGCGAGCGCCGGCGCCGACCCCTCCCACGAGGTGACGGTCGCGCTCTGCCGATGGTGTCACACGAAGGTGCACAAATCGTTCGCCCGCGTCGACGACGACGCCTCGCCGGACCCCGAAGCGTTCGCCGCGCGCGAGGAGCGCCGGTCCCGCGAGGTCGACGAGTACGGGTTCAGTTCGGCGGCCGAGCGGTACGGCCCGTCCGAGGACGGCTGA
- a CDS encoding lysylphosphatidylglycerol synthase transmembrane domain-containing protein translates to MDSPRTRPRVRPAVRAVVGLALALLVLAVFVWLTGGRTVLRALARADPGVAAVAALGGVLAISLWGESLRRAFGRTHPVGGLRYRLAYLSGDFARQVLPMGRLSGSAIIGYAVSRPFDIQYEEALAAVTVTDLLNLLSAVTVSAVGLSLLFESATGDVRLFLTGLAGALAVVAAAVFLVARRRDLLERVVVAVAAAGHRLAVRFGVSTLERHLDPDSVERRVESYFRTLDAVADDRRRVALVAAFAALGWVSFAATLAGAGVALGVSVPFAAALFVAPASGLVGWSPLPGGSGGVEVAVTTGLVAAAGVPVSAAAAVALLYRVCSYWSVVCVDAAATGLLAVLYAE, encoded by the coding sequence GTGGACTCTCCGCGCACGCGCCCCCGCGTCCGCCCGGCCGTCCGAGCGGTCGTCGGTCTCGCCCTCGCCCTTCTCGTTCTCGCCGTCTTCGTCTGGCTGACGGGCGGACGGACCGTCCTCCGCGCCCTCGCGCGGGCGGACCCCGGCGTGGCCGCCGTCGCCGCCCTCGGGGGCGTCCTCGCCATCTCGCTGTGGGGTGAGTCGCTCCGGCGGGCGTTCGGACGGACGCACCCCGTCGGCGGCCTCCGCTACCGGTTGGCGTATCTCTCCGGCGACTTCGCCCGGCAGGTGCTCCCGATGGGTCGGTTGAGCGGGTCGGCCATCATCGGCTACGCCGTCTCCAGACCGTTCGACATCCAGTACGAGGAGGCGTTGGCGGCGGTCACGGTCACCGACCTCCTGAACCTCCTGTCTGCGGTGACGGTGTCGGCGGTGGGGTTGTCGCTGCTCTTCGAGTCGGCGACGGGCGACGTGCGGTTGTTCCTGACGGGCCTCGCCGGCGCCCTCGCCGTCGTCGCCGCCGCCGTCTTCCTTGTCGCGCGCCGGCGCGACCTGCTCGAACGCGTCGTCGTCGCCGTCGCCGCCGCCGGTCACCGACTCGCCGTCCGATTCGGCGTCTCGACGCTCGAACGCCACCTCGACCCCGACTCGGTCGAACGGCGCGTCGAGAGCTACTTCCGAACGCTGGACGCGGTGGCGGACGACCGGCGGCGCGTCGCCCTCGTCGCCGCCTTCGCCGCGCTCGGGTGGGTGTCGTTCGCCGCCACCCTCGCCGGCGCCGGGGTCGCGCTCGGCGTCTCAGTTCCGTTCGCCGCCGCCCTGTTCGTCGCGCCCGCGTCGGGTCTCGTCGGGTGGTCGCCGCTGCCGGGCGGGTCCGGCGGCGTCGAAGTCGCCGTGACCACGGGTCTGGTCGCCGCGGCGGGCGTCCCCGTCAGCGCCGCCGCCGCAGTCGCCCTGCTCTACCGCGTGTGTAGCTACTGGTCGGTCGTCTGCGTCGACGCGGCCGCGACGGGGCTGCTCGCCGTGTTGTACGCGGAGTGA
- a CDS encoding (R)-citramalate synthase, translating into MVDLFGGNPTTPLASVLDSDDTVQLLDTTLRDGEQAPGISLSPEEKADIARALDRANVPFIEAGSACTGEGERETIRRVTDLGLDATITSFARGVQKDVDLALDCDVDGVTIVVPASDRHVEDKVGTTRDGVVETTGDLVAYAKDHGLWVEVIGEDGSRADLDFLVDIAESALDAGADRTCYADTVGHASPETTYEYVSALAELGPVSTHTHDDLGLAMTNVYASLAAGADMVHGTVNGIGERAGNVALEEVAIALSHCYGVETAKLDELYPLAQKVARSTGVPLPPNKAVVGENAFTHESGIHTDGTLKDDAMYEPYPPETVGRERRLVLGKHAGRAGVAAALDEHDVDVSDEDLAAVVQRVKTLGDRGKRVTDADLLAIAEDVQGRDRNRRVELLDLTAASGGGTPTASVRLRVDDDERVASGTGSGPVDAAVKAVRSALGPDADAQLDSYHVDAITGGTDAVVTVEVEMSYGDRSVTVATSDSDITRCSVEAMVEALDRLLVAADDADGTAESPPRADD; encoded by the coding sequence GTGGTCGATTTATTCGGGGGTAACCCCACAACACCCCTCGCATCCGTTCTGGATTCTGACGACACGGTACAGCTCTTAGATACGACGCTGCGCGACGGCGAGCAGGCGCCGGGCATCTCGCTGTCCCCCGAGGAAAAGGCGGACATCGCCCGCGCGCTCGACCGGGCGAACGTCCCGTTCATCGAGGCGGGCAGCGCCTGCACCGGCGAAGGCGAGCGCGAGACCATCAGGCGGGTCACGGACCTCGGTCTCGACGCGACGATAACCAGTTTCGCCCGCGGCGTGCAGAAGGACGTCGACCTCGCCCTCGACTGCGACGTGGACGGCGTCACCATCGTCGTTCCCGCCAGCGACCGCCACGTCGAGGACAAGGTCGGTACGACCCGCGACGGCGTCGTCGAGACGACCGGCGACCTCGTCGCCTACGCGAAGGACCACGGCCTCTGGGTCGAGGTCATCGGCGAGGACGGCTCCCGCGCGGACCTCGATTTCCTCGTCGACATCGCGGAGTCGGCCTTGGACGCCGGCGCCGACCGGACGTGCTACGCCGACACCGTCGGGCACGCCAGCCCCGAGACGACGTACGAGTACGTCTCGGCGCTCGCGGAACTCGGCCCGGTGTCAACGCACACTCACGACGACCTCGGACTGGCGATGACGAACGTCTACGCCAGCCTCGCCGCCGGGGCCGACATGGTCCACGGCACGGTCAACGGCATCGGCGAACGCGCCGGCAACGTCGCTCTCGAAGAGGTGGCCATCGCGCTGTCGCACTGCTACGGCGTCGAGACGGCCAAACTCGACGAACTCTACCCGCTCGCGCAGAAGGTCGCCCGCTCGACGGGCGTTCCGCTGCCGCCGAACAAGGCGGTCGTCGGCGAGAACGCTTTCACGCACGAGAGCGGCATCCACACCGACGGGACGCTGAAGGACGACGCGATGTACGAGCCGTATCCGCCGGAGACGGTGGGTCGGGAGCGCCGCCTCGTCCTCGGCAAGCACGCCGGCCGCGCCGGTGTCGCCGCCGCCCTCGACGAACACGACGTGGACGTGAGCGACGAGGACCTCGCGGCCGTCGTTCAGCGCGTGAAGACGCTGGGCGACCGGGGCAAGCGCGTCACGGACGCCGACCTCCTCGCCATCGCGGAAGACGTGCAGGGCAGAGACCGGAACCGACGGGTCGAACTGCTCGACCTCACGGCCGCCTCCGGCGGCGGCACGCCGACGGCGTCGGTCCGCCTCCGCGTCGACGACGACGAACGCGTGGCGTCGGGTACCGGGAGCGGACCGGTCGACGCCGCGGTCAAAGCCGTCCGCTCGGCGCTCGGTCCGGACGCCGACGCGCAGTTGGACTCCTACCACGTCGACGCCATCACCGGCGGCACGGACGCCGTCGTCACCGTCGAGGTGGAGATGTCCTACGGCGACCGCTCTGTCACCGTGGCGACCAGCGACTCCGACATTACGCGGTGCAGCGTCGAGGCGATGGTCGAGGCGCTCGACCGACTGCTCGTCGCCGCCGACGACGCCGACGGAACCGCCGAGTCGCCGCCGCGCGCGGACGACTGA
- a CDS encoding DUF2070 family protein: MTATQSDLAGLSRYIFRAPSWYTSLAFALLIAAMAGVAAFDSGESMRTWRGLFFLGKDAWQGIFFIGVPTVIAAFGTSGVDRLVGGTLTPNRSSLLALVCEILIVTIVTAAATVSVFTGLGQRFVFDALVVALASTFAFRLLVVMAVSRSSLLVAAVPASLQTAAAAVLLFIYSGTLTFLSVGGPILDAYLLPYLSRADHAPAALSYIGPNHFLLLGLTCAVYAFGVYVFVAVVDRPWRRSLGVSMLDFLRGFIGHIAEGSRELEEFFEQLGEEAIVPVTVLSFRTAAEEKARFILPMIHPGPMGEIGGGNFPERVATRSEGLAFPPHATAGHDFNLVTEREVDTILEAADAAHDRIEYGTEATRSVNTDSGEAKMLGQAFGDDAVLVSTYAPAFADDVEYAVGLSAAAEARTTGLDDVLLVDAHNSNDGLSGPDLGHVTPGSKRSFDMITAAGRAGEALAGAPRGDLSMGVAWEETPWTPAEGIGPLGIRVAVTAVDGQATAYVLVDGNNMEPGLRDAIVSDLTEADGNGSDALVDVAEAMTTDTHIVNTVKADNQVGAALDTTELRERIVALTREALADVEPVEAGMAVERAEVTVFGNDRTETLASHANAVVAMGGAFAASIILAAMAVSVLIFLFA, translated from the coding sequence ATGACTGCCACTCAAAGCGACCTGGCGGGATTGTCGCGATACATCTTCCGCGCCCCCAGTTGGTACACCAGCCTGGCGTTCGCCCTCCTCATCGCCGCCATGGCCGGCGTCGCCGCGTTCGACTCCGGCGAGTCGATGCGGACGTGGCGCGGGCTGTTCTTCCTCGGCAAGGACGCCTGGCAGGGCATCTTCTTCATCGGCGTCCCCACCGTCATCGCGGCGTTCGGCACCTCCGGCGTCGACAGACTCGTCGGCGGGACGCTCACCCCGAACCGGTCGTCGCTGCTCGCGTTGGTCTGTGAGATACTCATCGTCACCATCGTCACGGCGGCGGCCACCGTCTCGGTGTTCACGGGCCTCGGCCAGCGGTTCGTCTTCGACGCCCTCGTCGTCGCCCTCGCCTCCACGTTCGCCTTCCGCCTCCTCGTCGTCATGGCCGTCTCCCGGTCGTCGCTGCTCGTCGCGGCGGTGCCGGCGAGTCTCCAGACGGCGGCGGCGGCGGTGCTCCTGTTCATCTACAGCGGCACGCTCACCTTCCTCTCGGTGGGCGGGCCTATCCTCGACGCCTACCTGCTCCCGTACCTCTCGCGGGCCGACCACGCGCCGGCGGCGCTGTCGTACATCGGGCCGAACCACTTCCTCCTACTCGGCCTCACCTGCGCCGTCTACGCCTTCGGCGTCTACGTCTTCGTCGCCGTCGTCGACCGGCCGTGGCGCCGGAGCCTCGGCGTCTCGATGCTGGATTTCCTCCGCGGGTTCATCGGCCACATCGCCGAGGGTTCCCGCGAACTGGAGGAGTTCTTCGAGCAACTCGGCGAGGAGGCCATCGTCCCCGTCACCGTGCTCTCGTTCCGAACGGCCGCCGAGGAGAAAGCGCGGTTCATCCTGCCGATGATCCACCCCGGACCGATGGGGGAAATCGGCGGCGGTAACTTTCCCGAACGCGTCGCCACCCGCTCTGAGGGGCTGGCGTTCCCCCCGCACGCCACCGCCGGGCACGACTTCAACCTCGTCACCGAACGCGAGGTGGACACCATCCTCGAAGCGGCCGACGCCGCCCACGACCGAATCGAGTACGGAACCGAGGCGACGCGGAGCGTCAACACCGATTCCGGCGAGGCGAAGATGCTCGGGCAGGCGTTCGGCGACGACGCCGTCCTCGTCTCCACGTACGCGCCCGCGTTCGCCGACGACGTGGAGTACGCCGTCGGCCTCTCGGCGGCGGCGGAGGCGCGCACGACCGGACTGGACGACGTGCTCCTCGTGGACGCCCACAACAGCAACGACGGTCTCAGCGGTCCCGATTTAGGGCACGTCACGCCGGGGTCGAAGCGCTCGTTCGACATGATAACCGCCGCCGGCCGCGCGGGCGAGGCGCTGGCGGGCGCACCGCGCGGCGACCTCTCGATGGGCGTCGCCTGGGAGGAGACGCCGTGGACGCCGGCGGAGGGAATCGGACCCCTCGGAATCCGCGTCGCCGTCACCGCGGTGGACGGGCAGGCGACGGCGTACGTCCTCGTCGACGGTAACAACATGGAACCGGGTCTCCGCGACGCCATCGTCTCGGATCTCACCGAGGCGGACGGGAACGGAAGCGACGCCCTCGTCGACGTCGCCGAGGCGATGACGACGGACACTCACATCGTCAACACGGTAAAGGCCGACAACCAGGTCGGCGCGGCGCTCGATACGACGGAACTCCGGGAACGAATCGTCGCGCTCACCCGAGAGGCCCTCGCGGACGTCGAACCCGTCGAGGCGGGGATGGCCGTCGAACGCGCCGAGGTGACCGTCTTCGGTAACGACCGGACGGAGACGCTCGCCAGTCACGCCAACGCCGTCGTCGCCATGGGCGGCGCGTTCGCCGCCTCGATAATTCTCGCGGCGATGGCCGTGAGCGTCCTCATCTTCCTGTTCGCTTGA
- a CDS encoding hemolysin family protein yields MVDLLSVGGVVLALFLVVMNGVFVAAEFALVKVRPTQIDALADQGKAGASLVRDALDNLDGYLAVSQLGITLSSLGLGWVGEPAVAALIEPILGSYLPEGSVHLVAFALGFGFITFLHVVFGELAPKTFAIQEATRISLLVAPLMKFFYYVFMPGIIVFNGTANQFTRLFGVSPASEGEETHSEEEIRMILARSEETGRIDLEEVEMIESVFELGDTVAREIMVPRPDVETIRASMPLAELRTVAARGRFTRYLVLEDDGDQVVGFVHVKDLLRADEQEADESLTAGDLAREVLAVPETRRIDEILTDFQARGEGQMAVVIDEWGVFEGIVTIEDVLEEIVGDIRDEFDAPTDEPSIEQRSEGVYVVDGGVPVQHVNDRLNTAFESDDVETIGGFVFSHLGHVPEVGDEVEQDGCLLRVEATEDARIEQLSIRRGESDANRETDGDDPDGTDDDDSDDGRADDDGSGADGAGT; encoded by the coding sequence ATGGTAGACCTCCTGTCCGTCGGCGGCGTCGTTCTCGCGCTGTTTCTCGTGGTCATGAACGGCGTGTTCGTCGCGGCGGAGTTCGCACTCGTCAAAGTCCGCCCGACGCAGATCGACGCGCTGGCCGACCAGGGGAAAGCGGGTGCGTCCCTCGTCCGAGACGCCCTCGACAACCTCGACGGCTACCTCGCGGTGAGCCAACTGGGTATCACGCTCTCCTCGCTCGGTCTCGGCTGGGTCGGCGAACCGGCCGTGGCGGCGCTCATCGAACCCATCCTTGGGAGCTACCTCCCCGAGGGGTCGGTCCATCTCGTCGCGTTCGCCCTCGGGTTCGGATTCATCACCTTCCTGCACGTCGTCTTCGGCGAACTCGCCCCGAAGACGTTCGCCATCCAGGAGGCGACGCGCATCTCGCTGCTCGTCGCGCCGCTGATGAAGTTCTTCTACTACGTCTTCATGCCGGGTATCATCGTGTTCAACGGCACGGCCAACCAGTTCACCCGGTTGTTCGGCGTCTCCCCCGCCTCGGAGGGCGAGGAGACGCACTCCGAAGAGGAGATTCGGATGATCCTCGCCCGCTCGGAGGAGACGGGCCGCATCGACCTCGAAGAGGTCGAGATGATAGAGAGCGTCTTCGAACTCGGCGACACCGTCGCCCGCGAAATCATGGTGCCGCGACCCGACGTGGAGACGATTCGGGCGTCCATGCCGCTGGCGGAACTCCGAACCGTGGCCGCCCGCGGACGCTTCACCCGCTATCTCGTCTTGGAGGACGACGGCGACCAGGTCGTCGGCTTCGTCCACGTGAAAGACCTCCTCAGGGCGGACGAACAGGAGGCCGACGAGTCGCTGACCGCCGGCGACCTCGCCCGGGAGGTGCTCGCGGTGCCGGAGACGCGCCGCATCGACGAGATTCTCACCGACTTCCAGGCGCGCGGGGAGGGTCAGATGGCGGTCGTCATCGACGAGTGGGGGGTCTTCGAGGGCATCGTCACCATCGAGGACGTCCTCGAGGAGATCGTCGGCGACATCCGAGACGAGTTCGACGCGCCGACCGACGAACCGTCCATCGAGCAGCGCTCGGAGGGGGTGTACGTCGTCGACGGCGGCGTTCCGGTCCAGCACGTGAACGACCGGCTGAACACCGCCTTCGAGAGCGACGACGTCGAGACCATCGGCGGGTTCGTCTTCAGTCACCTCGGGCACGTACCCGAGGTCGGCGACGAAGTCGAACAGGACGGCTGTCTCCTCCGCGTCGAGGCGACCGAAGACGCCCGAATCGAACAGCTCTCGATACGACGCGGCGAGAGCGACGCGAACCGGGAGACGGACGGC
- a CDS encoding molybdopterin-dependent oxidoreductase encodes MARNRFEWRRGPTLLVALFAGIAAVAGSYAAAGFTPSFVVAPVEAFLTRTVPDAVLRFAITTLGTFAGIDHFGQLLNLTMAFGLAAALLSGAALAGLAVGRRLDSALASVGLTGLFAWGVTALLTGAPVLSLGAGVGGALVVAGAGLAAASTGAPSGGADAVRRRQLLGGVGTAVGVGAVGFLLGRSPAPADADGASGPSAAVEAGGANDGGSGGADAADADSDASEGEADARFGDPEVTARYLEAAENRALDVEGLESLVSGDDFYTVDIGNVDPKVSADEWSLSVTGAVEEELTLAYEDLRGMGAEQRFVTLRCVSDKINAKLMDTDLWTGVPVSQILERANPQGDYVMLRAADDYFVGFPLDAMETGFLAYGKGGEALPRAHGHPVRALIPGHWGEVNTKWITEIEVLENAEKGFWEKRGWHGTGPVNTVAKLHATNRRDGEIQVAGHAYAGVRGIDRVEVSTDGGETWSDATLSDPLPAGTDEEGDAAEDAWRQWEYTYENPGVRHTVVVRATDGTGALQPREEEGPYPSGATGWVSKTIAG; translated from the coding sequence ATGGCACGGAACCGTTTCGAGTGGCGTCGCGGACCGACGCTCCTCGTCGCTCTGTTCGCGGGAATCGCCGCCGTCGCCGGGTCGTACGCCGCCGCCGGGTTCACCCCGTCGTTCGTCGTCGCGCCGGTTGAGGCGTTCCTCACGCGGACGGTGCCCGACGCGGTGCTCCGGTTCGCGATAACCACCCTCGGGACGTTCGCCGGCATCGACCACTTCGGACAGTTGCTCAACTTGACGATGGCGTTCGGCCTCGCCGCGGCGCTCCTGTCCGGCGCGGCGCTGGCGGGTCTCGCCGTCGGACGGCGCCTCGACTCCGCGCTCGCGTCGGTCGGTCTGACGGGCCTGTTCGCGTGGGGGGTCACCGCGCTGCTCACGGGCGCGCCGGTGCTCTCACTCGGCGCGGGCGTCGGCGGCGCACTCGTCGTCGCCGGCGCCGGACTCGCCGCCGCGTCGACCGGTGCCCCGTCCGGCGGCGCCGACGCGGTGCGGCGGAGACAACTGCTCGGCGGCGTCGGTACCGCCGTCGGCGTCGGCGCCGTCGGATTCCTCCTCGGTCGGTCGCCCGCGCCCGCGGACGCCGACGGAGCGAGCGGTCCGAGCGCCGCCGTCGAGGCGGGCGGCGCGAACGACGGCGGCAGCGGCGGAGCGGACGCCGCGGACGCGGATTCGGACGCGAGCGAGGGCGAGGCGGACGCGCGCTTCGGCGACCCGGAGGTCACGGCGCGCTACTTAGAAGCAGCCGAGAACCGCGCGCTCGACGTCGAGGGACTGGAGAGCCTCGTCAGCGGCGACGACTTCTACACCGTCGACATCGGGAACGTCGACCCGAAGGTGAGCGCCGACGAGTGGTCGCTATCGGTCACCGGCGCCGTCGAAGAGGAACTGACGCTCGCCTACGAGGACCTGCGCGGGATGGGCGCCGAACAGCGGTTCGTCACGCTGCGCTGCGTCAGCGACAAGATAAACGCGAAGCTGATGGACACCGACCTCTGGACGGGCGTCCCCGTCTCTCAAATCTTAGAGCGGGCGAACCCGCAGGGCGACTACGTGATGCTCCGCGCGGCGGACGACTACTTCGTGGGCTTTCCGCTCGACGCCATGGAGACAGGCTTTCTCGCCTACGGGAAGGGCGGCGAGGCGCTCCCGCGGGCGCACGGCCACCCCGTGCGGGCGCTCATTCCCGGCCACTGGGGCGAGGTCAACACCAAGTGGATAACCGAGATAGAAGTGCTGGAAAACGCCGAAAAGGGCTTCTGGGAGAAGCGCGGCTGGCACGGCACCGGCCCGGTGAACACCGTCGCCAAACTCCACGCCACGAACCGGCGCGACGGCGAGATTCAGGTCGCGGGTCACGCCTACGCCGGCGTGCGCGGCATCGACCGCGTGGAAGTCTCCACCGACGGCGGCGAGACGTGGAGCGACGCGACGCTGTCGGATCCGCTTCCCGCCGGCACCGACGAGGAGGGCGACGCGGCCGAGGACGCCTGGCGACAGTGGGAGTACACCTACGAGAACCCCGGCGTCCGACACACCGTCGTCGTCCGCGCCACCGACGGCACCGGAGCGCTCCAACCGCGCGAGGAGGAGGGACCGTACCCGAGCGGTGCGACTGGGTGGGTATCGAAGACTATCGCCGGCTGA
- a CDS encoding HVO_0649 family zinc finger protein, which translates to MSYQSGIGTTTLDSLRERYNETRMRCTACGYHDADGKWTAATTGGEISYEHVCPSCGHVDEVVIKRKGADE; encoded by the coding sequence ATGTCGTATCAGAGCGGGATCGGTACCACGACGCTGGACAGCCTTCGCGAGCGTTACAACGAGACCCGCATGCGCTGTACGGCGTGCGGATATCACGACGCCGACGGGAAATGGACGGCGGCGACGACGGGCGGCGAGATATCGTACGAGCACGTCTGTCCGAGTTGCGGCCACGTCGACGAGGTAGTCATCAAGCGGAAGGGGGCCGACGAGTAG
- a CDS encoding DUF192 domain-containing protein, protein MYPLDDTPVVHVEHRRNGTPRTLASDVEVADSFLSKSRGLMFRRRVPDDYALVFEFDSPDRRSLHMVFVPFPIDALWLVGEEVTKKKRLRGWVGIGFGLADRIVELPAGAAEDVERGDTVRLVE, encoded by the coding sequence ATGTATCCGCTGGATGACACCCCGGTCGTGCACGTCGAACACCGTCGGAACGGAACGCCCCGAACCCTCGCCAGCGACGTGGAAGTCGCGGACAGTTTCCTCTCGAAGTCGCGCGGGCTGATGTTCCGCCGGAGGGTTCCCGACGACTACGCCCTCGTCTTCGAGTTCGACAGTCCCGACAGGCGGAGCCTCCACATGGTGTTCGTTCCCTTCCCTATCGACGCCCTGTGGCTGGTCGGCGAGGAGGTGACGAAGAAGAAGCGCCTGCGCGGGTGGGTCGGTATCGGGTTCGGACTCGCCGACCGAATCGTCGAACTGCCGGCCGGGGCCGCCGAGGACGTCGAACGCGGCGACACCGTCCGCCTCGTCGAGTGA
- a CDS encoding GMP synthase subunit A yields MTRIVVIDNHGQFTHLEHRALRDLGVDTELVDNDTPAEEIDADGIVLSGGPDMDRIGNCPDYLDLDVPVLGICLGMQIIAAELDGRVGGGDYGGYADVTVDILDEDDPLVGSLAPETRVWASHADEVKEVPTGFTHTATSDVCDIEAMSDADRDLYGVQWHPEVAHTEEGEAVFENFRAVCES; encoded by the coding sequence ATGACCCGCATCGTCGTCATCGACAACCACGGGCAGTTCACGCACCTCGAACACCGGGCGCTCCGGGACCTGGGAGTCGACACCGAACTCGTCGACAACGACACCCCGGCCGAGGAGATAGACGCCGACGGCATCGTGCTCTCGGGCGGCCCGGACATGGACCGCATCGGCAACTGCCCCGACTATCTCGACCTCGACGTGCCGGTGCTCGGCATCTGTCTGGGGATGCAGATCATCGCCGCCGAACTCGACGGCCGCGTCGGCGGCGGCGACTACGGCGGCTACGCCGACGTGACCGTCGACATCTTGGACGAAGACGACCCGCTCGTCGGGTCGCTCGCCCCCGAGACGCGCGTCTGGGCGAGTCACGCCGACGAGGTGAAAGAGGTGCCGACGGGGTTCACCCACACGGCCACCTCCGACGTCTGCGACATCGAGGCGATGAGCGACGCCGACCGCGACCTGTACGGCGTCCAGTGGCACCCGGAGGTCGCACACACCGAGGAGGGCGAGGCCGTCTTCGAGAACTTCCGCGCCGTCTGCGAGTCCTGA